From Triticum aestivum cultivar Chinese Spring chromosome 7B, IWGSC CS RefSeq v2.1, whole genome shotgun sequence:
NNNNNNNNNNNNNNaccgccgccgccgccgccgccgggccagGGCAGGACGACCGCCCGCGcgccctcccctcccccctcccgcggggcccgccgccgccgacggcgacgCCCGCTCCGCGGCGCAGCCCGCCgcggccgcccccgcccccgaacCCTACCGGAGCTGCCGCGACCCGCGCGAAGGTACGACCCGCTCCGGTTCCCTGCTCGGGCCACTGATTGGTAGGTAGCACGACCAGCTGTTCCATGTACGGAAACGGAGCACTGTTGGAATCCGCTTTTTCCTTCCCGCAGCCGCGCGCATTTCGCGAGGTTCGCCTGCTGGGCCGGGCGCCCTCCCGTTCGCGCGGAATGCGGCTCGCCGGATCTCGAGATTTGGCGGGTTGAATCGGTGGATTTTTCTTCCCTGGAGGTACCGTAGCGAAGTAGTAATGCGGCGCGTGCCTTCCGTTTCGGGCAAAGATGCCGTGGTTAGCTTCGAGATCAGCGGGCGAGCGCCTTTTTTTCTGCCCCGGTACTGATGGCCTGGTAGCGTGCTTGCTTTAGTTTCAAAGATAAAATAGTATTAGCCTGCTTATTTCGGGTAACCCCACGGTGCTCTTTACGGTACATTCGGTGCCCTCCCATACAGGCTGTTTAAGCTGCACGGCATGGTCAGTTAGTTGTAGGAGGTGGAAAATGCCAATGTGAATATGGCCAGTAGTTTCAGCCGTGTCATCGAGCCGTGAATGTATACTGAATGTTTGTTTGACAATGACGATGTGACTCTGGTACGCCTACTAGTTTATTTTTTCAGTTGCTGTAACGTTAGTTTGACAGAAGTACATGCTTTTATCGAATCGAACAGTTGTGCGTTCAAGTGCGCTCAGCTTTTCCATTTGCGATTTGCTGTGGCAGCATGTTTCAAAATATAATAGTATAGCCTGCTTATTTCGGGTAACCCCACGATTCTCTTTCCGGTACATATTGTGTCCTCACAGGCTGTTTAGGCTGGATGCAACCGCAAATTAGTTTAGCTGTTTAAGCTGGATGCCACAGGCTGTGAACATGGTCAGTAGCTTTAGCCGTGCATCGAGCTGTGCATATATACTGAATGCAGAAATGTGATCTCACGGTTCAAATGTTAGGCAATGAACAACGAGAATGTAGCTCTAGGACGTACATTAGTTTATCCAGTTGCTGTAACATTAGTTTGACAGAAGTACCATCAGCTTTTATCCAATCAAACAGTTGTGTTGAAGTACCATCAGCTTTTCCGTTCGCTGTGGCAGCATGTTGCTGTGACACCGGTGTGCCCCAACCAACTTCTCTGCTTTCTGCCTTCCATTTCTACAAGCGGGTGTGGTCTGGCTTGTCACTGATGGATCCTACTTACTAGAAATTGAGCATATCACGGGCAGGGTTAAAATGGTCAAATTTCAGTTGTAGGGAGTCTGAAAGAAAGCTCCTTTACATGCTTGGATGTCTTGGAGACCTGCTTTCACCATTTCCTCTTGCTTTGCCTTGCATGCATTATTTAAAATAGATAAGATCTTCTGTCTCGCTACTAATTCTTTTAGCATATGTAGTGCACAGTCCGTATGCCATTTTTCTACATATTCCCCAAGACATGAGACTCTCCTCTGCAAGGGATTGAAAAGATGGCATCAAAAGGTCCCCGGTCGAAGCTAGACCATGAGACAAGACCTAGACGCAAGAAGGTTAGCTTGCAGCTTTGACATCTCATTTACCAGCTGTATTTTATCATTGCTCTCTATCTTCCTCATCTCTTTACTTCGCATTTCGTATTTACATGATGGCAAATTTATCTGTATGTTAGGTATGCCATCCATTGCCAGTTATCACTTTGGTTTTAGTACATTGACTGAAACCTTTTCCCTATCTGTTCAGGCTCTTGAAGCTCCAAGGGAGCCTCGGAAGCCAAAAGTTCACTGGGACCATGTTCTGGGGGAAATGGTTTGGCTGTCAAAGGTTAGTTTCTGCTAATACAATTGAACACTTGCTATCCTCCTTTTAAATGGCGTAATATTGCAGGATTCTGTCATGGAGCTGTAGTTATTCTATTATCTTTTCTTCCTTAACTTAAATATCCCGCAGGAGTTTGAATCTGAGAGGAAGTGGAAGTTGTCCATGGCTAAAAAGATTGCTCAAAGGGCCAATATGGGTGTAGTTGACCAAGCAACAAAGGATGAGAAAAAACAGAAGGTTTGCATTATCTATATGATATAACCAATCTATATTTTTTATACTTTATTTGAGCGTTACCAAATCAAGGGATGCCTTTATTTCTACTATCCAGATATCGATTCCATGGAGTTGTATCTTAGTTTGATGATCCTTTTTTTGCAGGAGGGGGAACATCGCCTGAGAAAAGTTGCCCTAAATATTTCTAAGGATGTGAAGAAGTTCTGGACCAAAATAGAGAAGTTGGCAAGTTTTCCTTTTGTGTGCCTTACTGTACCACTTACTTTACTATGTCATGTTCCCAAGAAACTGAACCAATATCACTTAATGATGTGAATGTAGGTTCTCTATAAGAATCAGCTAGAGGTTGAGGAAAGGAAGAAAAAGGCCCTCGATAAGCAGCTTGATTTCCTTTTAGGTCAGACTGAAAGGTACCACCATCTATTGTTGGTTGATTTTCCGTGTCTATTTCAAACCTTGGATTTTTTATTTTAGGTCAATTGGCCCTGGCTGCATGCTAAGCTTCTGTCATTTGCTTTGAATTTTCAGATATTCTACAATGTTGGCTGAAAATCTCGTGGATGTTCCCCATTTGCAAACACAAGAAAATGGACTGTTACAGACAAATGTACTATCCAAGGAGGAAGTAGCAGGACCTTCCCAGACTAATCAACTGTCCCAGGAGGAAGTAGCAGGACCTTCCCAGACTAATCAACCATCCCAGGAGGAAGTGGCAGGACCGTCACAGACTAATCAACCATTGCAGGAGGATGTAGCAGAACCTTCGCAGACTAATCAACCATTGCAGGAGGATGTAGCAGAACCTTCGCACACTAATCAACCATTGCAGGAGGATGTAGCAGAACCTTCGCATGCTAATCAACCAGCGCAGGAGGAAGTAGCTGAGGAGAACATAAATGCACCAACTCCTGATGATCTAGGTGTTTAGCTTGACAAATTACTGCATGCTTCAGAAAACTTATCCAGTTAACTGTCCTTTTCTTTAGGCTTTAACACTTTTTAGTTGCAGATACAATGGAAACTGATGATGACTACGATAGCAGCTCCTTGAACGAAGAACAGGTAAGCTAATATTTTTTGTTTGCCCATGTTTTTATTTTGTCCATATGAATCCTAAGGATCTTAGTACAAAACATTATTGTTGTGAATAAGTTGAACAATTTGTTTTTATTGGCAGTTTGCCATTTTCTTGTTCTGTTTTTCATGCCAGTATGTTATGATACCACATTTCTGCTCGGCACTCCTAGATTTCTGTTGATTAGCTGCTGTTCAAAATAACAAAATATAATACAACATGACATATACCTAAGTATTGTTATGATACTGCATTTCTGCCCCTGCTGGAAATCTTCATTGTTTTCGCAACATATGAATCACTCTGATATGTGTTGGTACTGCAGGAAGATGACGAGCGCACAATTGATGAGGATGAAGCCCAAATCACGGAGGCTGAGCGCAATGAAGAATTAGCTGCATTGCAGGCAGAAGCTGACATACCAATTGATGATCTTCTTAAGTCGTATCTCAAAAGCCAAGGTGATCCCCGAAAGCAGTTCTCTTCTACCTGCCTTAACATATGTAGAGACAGCACTGTGCTCTATTTGTTGCTAAATTGATAAATTGATCAGCTCAAGCATTCTTAGTTAGCAGGGAAAGCAGTCCAGCTAACAAAGACACTTGCAGCAACTCAGATTTGAAGAATTCAACTAAAGGTTAGATTTTCAAATACCTGTATGGCATTAGGAAACTGAAATACTGCATACTCATTTATGTCTTTCCAAATTAATCTGGCCTTTTTGCTGTTTATTATCAGATTCTTCAAACCAAGTTAATGGCTGTAATCATGATTCTGGTTATACTTCAAGTGATGAAGGCAATTTTTCTGAGGAAGTTGATGATAGCCACCATTATGCTGAGTTTGTGAAGAGGAATCATGTACAGTTGTTTTCCTTGTGCCTTTTTTTGCATAtggccatgtgtgtgagagagccAAGGCTATCAAGTTATAGAATGTTCTCTAACCTTCTACTAAATTTTTTTTTTTGCAGGGGAAAAGTAACGGCGGTATCTCTGGTGAGCAGGTATACATTTCAATAACCTGTTTTACTGTTGTAGAATTTCTCTCCTCGTTACAAAATCATCTAACTTTGAAAAAAAACTTCATTTCCTCCCTCGCTTGTTGCTTGACTAGTGTTCACCCTGAACTGTAATACAGTTTAGAATATATCATTTTGTTTTGTGAAAAATCTACTTTTCGCCAGTTGCGTGAGTCTGATTTTCACCCCAAACCCTGACATGTCTGGACTCTTGAAGCCAAGCAAATCTTGTCAGTAGACTGGTTTAGtgagtggtttttggtgatgtggCATACTAGTAACTTAGCACGAACTTGATGCCAAAATTCATCGGACTAAAAGTGGTGGTGGATTTATCGGGGGGAGTGATCATGAGATCCAGATTCACCAGCAATTTTGAAGAGGAGCTCACTAGGTCAGTTGAACAATGCGGTGGACTTGATCAGTTTCTTCTTTCCCAGTCTGCTGCACCGCCCCCTTTCTTTCACCAATTTGGGCTTCACTCTAGTTTTCCATCGTACACTTCCCATCCACTGAATTGAAGCTACCTTTTAACCTGCTCGTCCTCTGCCATTCCTCCCCATCCTTGTGGAGTCAGCCCTTGTCTGTGTTGTGCGACAGTGCTTGAACAGATTGACGTGGTTAGCGAAGCATGTGAGGTGGACATGTTGGATCTGCATGTTGAACACATTCACCTCAGGTATCAGTTTCTTTGTGCAGAGCACTCCTAAAGATTAGCTGAAGCAGGCCCTTGCTTTACCCCCAGGATTGCATGGGAGGGAGGCAAATACAAAGATGGTGTTTCAAAAACAAATGTGCCACTTGCACTTCGGGTCTATTGCCTACCGGAGGTTGAGGTGGCAGCCATGTCATCCAAAACTGTTTTTCCAACTAGATTAAGATAACATTTTCTTTGAGGGTTGAGGTTCATCTTAACGGTATGTTAATTTATGGTAAAAAGTTAAGTCTCACTTAAGAGTTTAGGGAGGGATAGTTAAAATCTGAGGAAGGGTTACAACAACAGAATGCCGAAATGCCAATGGGAAATATGCATTAGAGAGTTTTGGAGTGTGAAGTAGGAAGGGACAAATTAACAAGATGTTGAAAATCTTAATGGCAATAATCCCTTTTCACTTCCTTTGTCCAACTAACATGCACAGTCAAGATTTTCTATTAATGATGGACCATGCTGATGCCTATTGAATGGGATAATCTTTCTGCTCAACCTTCTCCACAGCTTAAAAACCAGAGGCATGCGACATAGGAACCGTGAACTGGAGTAGTAATTGGCAAGCGTTCACAGGTTGAATAGCTTGCTGAAAATTGTTAACGTGGATTGAAATACCAAGCAATCCTAGTGATTATCCTGTTTGTGTTTTGGCATGATCTGCTTTGGTGTAATAAATGCGAAAGTATACCTAAGTCAACGATCTGTTTTTCTTCTTAAGTACTGTGTGGGGAATCTATGGTTTTGCATACTAACTCGTATTGTTTATTATTTTCAGGAGGATAACGATTATGTTTGTACTGATGAAGGAAAGGTAGTGCACCCATCTTCATCTGATTTCTTCACCACTTGCTTGTTTGCTGATACTTAACGTTATACTAATTGGATGGAAGTTGCTCTGGAAGATTTGAAACACATCCTTTCATGATTCATGGAGTAGCCATGTGCATTGAATTCTCGTACCTTTCGTATATGTGTTTATCTTTGTCTATTTGGGAGCCTTATTAGATCCATCTATTTGATAGGATGATGAAGCAACTTTATCTGAAGAGGAAGATTTGGCAAAGAAAGATGGCCCTGATCCTTTGGATGAGGTGATTTTATACATTAGTCAGTAATGTGGTTGAACTGTTCACATTGTCATTTTGAGCTGCTGTAGTTGTGAATTTACGGATTTGGTTACTACATGAATGAACTAGTCAGTAAAACCTGCTCGTGCAATTGATTCACTATCAATGTCATACAATGCAACTACCAAAGATTAGCACTTTTTCAGTATTTTAATTGGTTATAAGCTTCTGATGGCCATTCTCTTAGTAGCACATCTGTAGAGCAAATTGTGAAATTCTGATTCTGTCAATCTGCTATCTGACTTTTAAGCAAAATTTAATTTAAGATGGATATTTGGGCAAAGAGCTTCCAAAGTTTTAGAGGTTTTTGTTATGTCTGTTAAACAAAGTGTCTTGGGCGCATGCACACAAAATGCCCCTATGTTCTAGATATCAGAAAACAACTGAGCTTTATTGTTTGCTTGTGAAGCCAGAGTGGAAAACAATGAGAAAACTGAGTGAGGTCAGAACCACTGCAGTGAAAGATGGGTCTAAAATGATTAATGTTCATTGACTGAACTTTATTTTAATTAAAGACCTAGCATACATTTGTAGAAAACCCAGATGGGGGCATTGGGCTGTTTTAAGTTGCTTGTGTGTTTAAGACCCTTTTATTTGAGGTTCCAATTTTATGATCATTGCACGCATATACTAGCTTCGCCCTTGCATATTTCCTACTAACTCTTTATCATTGATCTTGTTTCGTAAATACAGATTAAGCTTCTGCAAAAAGAGAGTGAGATCCCACTAGAAGAACTTCTTGCGAGGTACCCAAAGGTATGCAGATTTTCCATTTGCTTTCTTCAATTGCATTTTACTGTGGTCCATCTGTAATGCCCTTTTTATATTTATATAGGATGGCTATGCAGATGACGTAACAACAGAACTGGAGGATTCACCCACACATTCTAGCGAAGAGGTTAATAGTGACATGTCTCTGGATGATCTACCTGCGGACTTGGAACTGAACAATGatacgtctgaaaatcatgaaatagCAGAAGTGCTGGGAACTGAGCATGTGAGCGGCAATGCCCTACAGCTAGAAATAGTTTCAGAGCCTAGCGTGCAAGAAACCTCTGTTAAAGGAGACGAGCTGACTGATGCTAAGGTGATGGCCGATGAGGAAGCTAGTGTACAAGAATGTTCTGTTGAAGAAGTTGAGATGACCGATGCTAAGGTGATGGCCGATCAGGAAACTATTGTACAAGAATGTCCTGTTAAAGAAGATGAGCTGACTGATGCTAAGGTGATGGCCGATGAGGAAACTAGTGTACAAGAACGTTCTGTTAAAGAAGATGAGCTGACTGATGCTAAGGCGATTGCCGATGAGGAAACTGGTGACAGTGTAATggctgatgctgctgctgctgcaagaGCAGCACAACCAACTGGGAACACCTTCTCAACAACGAGTGTCCGCACGAAATTCCCATTCCTTCTCAAGCATTCTCTTCGGGAATATCAGCATATTGGGTTGGACTGGTTGGTTGCTATGTATGAAAAGAGGCTGAATGGAATTTTAGCAGATGAAATGGGTTTAGGGAAGACGATCATGACTATCTCCTTGCTAGCACACCTTGCATGTGAGAAGGGGATATGGGGTCCACATCTTATTGTCGTGCCAACCAGTGTTATGTTAAATTGGGAGACAGAATTTCTGAAATGGTGTCCTGCCTTTAAAATACTTACTTATTTTGGAAGTGCAAAGGAGAGAAAGCAGAAACGTCAAGGTTGGATGAAGCCAAATTTTTTCCATGTATGCATCACGACATACAGGCTAGTTATTCAGGACTCCAAAGCGTTCAAGCGAAAGAAGTGGAAGTATCTTATTCTTGATGAGGCTCATCTGATAAAGAACTGGAAATCACAAAGATGGCAGACTCTGCTGAATTTTAATTCGAAACGACGTATTCTGTTGACTGGAACTCCTTTGCAAAATGACCTTATGGAACTTTGGTCTCTCATGCACTTTTTGATGCCACATGTATTCCAGTCTCACCAAGAGTTCAAGGATTGGTTCTGCAATCCAATATCAGGAATGGTGGAGGGCCAAGACAAGGTAAACAAGGAAGTTATCGATAGGTTGCACAATGTCCTCCGCCCATTTATATTACGGCGATTGAAACGAGATGTTGAGAAACAGTTACCACAGAAGCATGAGCATGTCATATATTGCCGACTTTCCAGAAGGCAAAGAAACTTGTATGAAGATTTTATTGCCAGCTCAGATACACAAGCAACACTGTCAAGTGGCAACTATTTTGGTATGATTAGCATCATTATGCAACTCAGAAAGGTCTGTAACCATCCGGATCTTTTTGAAGGCCGCCCAATTATCAGCTCATTTGACATGGCAGGGATTGACATGCAGATCAGCTCTTCTGTTTGCATGGTCCTGGATAAGGGCCCATTTTCTCAGGCTGGTCTGTCTGATATGAACCTTGTGTTTACTCAAAATGAATTTAATATGACTTCTTGGGAGGCGGATGAGGTTGCTGCTGTCTTTCTTCCAGGCATCACCTCTAGGGGCTCTGGTGCAGAGATTTCTTGCTCTAGCAAGGCTGGTCAGAGAAGTAATGGAacaaatatttttgaagaaattcagaAAGCCTTGCAGGAGGAGAGAATTAAAGAGGCCAAAGAAAGAGCAGCTTCAATTGCTTGGTGGAATAGGTTGAGATGCGAGAAGAGGCCTGTTTATGGTAGAAACATTAGAGAGCTTCTGACCATAAGACATCCTATGTGTGATGTTCTTGAGAAGAAGAACAACCCTTCATGCTACATGGATTTTTCATCGAGTCTAGCAGATCTTGTTCTTTCATCTGTGGAACGCTTCAATAAAATGCTTGGCTTTATTGAATCATTTACTTTTGCAATTCCTGCTGCACGGGCTGCTACTCCTATTTGCTGGTGCAAAAAAAGGAATTCACCTGTTCTTCTTGGACCAGCTTACAGAGAACAATGTATGAATGAGTTCTCGCCCATTCTCTCCCCTATAAGGCCTGCAATTGTTCGCCGTCAAGTGTACTTCCCGGACAGGCGCTTGATCCAGTTTGACTGTGGGAAGTTGCAGGAGCTTGCTGTCTTGCTGAGACGTTTGAAGTCAGAAGGACACAGAGCCTTGATATTTACTCAGATGACCAAGATGCTTGATACTTTGGAGGAATTCATTAATTTGTATGGCTATACATATTTGAGGTTAGATGGTTCTACCCAGCCAGAAGAGAGGCAGACACTAATGCAGAGGTTCAATACAAACCCGaagttttttcttttcattttatccACTCGCAGTGGCGGTGTGGGAGTCAACCTAGTAGGGGCAGACACTGTTATATTCTATGACAGTGACTGGAACCCTGCAATGGATCAACAAGCCCAAGACAGATGCCACAGGATAGGACAAACACGTGAAGTTAACATCTATAGGCTAATTAGTGAGAGCACTATAGAGGAGAATATTCTCAAGAAAGCAAATCAGAAGCGAACACTTGATGATTTAGTGATACAACGCGGTTGTTACAATACAGAGTTCTTCAAGAAGCTAGACCCTATGGAATTTTTTTCTGGGCACACAGCTCTTAATGTCGAAGAACAGCCGAGGGATCGCTCTATGACTGCTGTATCCTCAAATGAAACTGGTCTGGCTCTGTCAAATGCAGATGTTGAAGCAGCTATTAGACAGGCAGAAGACGAAGCTGACTATATGGCTCTCAAAAGGTTGGAGCAGGAAGAGGCTGCAGACAATCAAGAATTCAGTGAGGAGGTTGCTGGAAGGCTAGAGGATGATGAGCTTGTAAATGAGGAGGATACAAAACCTGATGATCACACCAGTGAAGAGCATAAACATCAAAGTTCTGATGCGGATAAGGATAAAAATGTTGGTTTACCTGTGAACCAAATAAATGAAGAAAAGGCTCTTACATTGGCTGCAGGTGACGGAGATATGGATATGCTTGCTGATGTTAAGCAAATGGCTGCTGCAGCAGCTGCAGCAGGACAAGCGAGTTCATCTTTTGAAAATCACCTTCGGCCAATAGATAGATATGCAATGCGGTTTTTGGAGCTCTGGGATCCAATAATTGACAAAGCTGCTGTAAATTATCAGGTGAATGTTGCAGAGGAAGAATGGGAACTT
This genomic window contains:
- the LOC123163189 gene encoding protein PHOTOPERIOD-INDEPENDENT EARLY FLOWERING 1 isoform X2 — encoded protein: MASKGPRSKLDHETRPRRKKALEAPREPRKPKVHWDHVLGEMVWLSKEFESERKWKLSMAKKIAQRANMGVVDQATKDEKKQKEGEHRLRKVALNISKDVKKFWTKIEKLVLYKNQLEVEERKKKALDKQLDFLLGQTERYSTMLAENLVDVPHLQTQENGLLQTNVLSKEEVAGPSQTNQLSQEEVAGPSQTNQPSQEEVAGPSQTNQPLQEDVAEPSQTNQPLQEDVAEPSHTNQPLQEDVAEPSHANQPAQEEVAEENINAPTPDDLVADTMETDDDYDSSSLNEEQEDDERTIDEDEAQITEAERNEELAALQAEADIPIDDLLKSYLKSQAQAFLVSRESSPANKDTCSNSDLKNSTKDSSNQVNGCNHDSGYTSSDEGNFSEEVDDSHHYAEFVKRNHGKSNGGISGEQEDNDYVCTDEGKDDEATLSEEEDLAKKDGPDPLDEIKLLQKESEIPLEELLARYPKDGYADDVTTELEDSPTHSSEEVNSDMSLDDLPADLELNNDTSENHEIAEVLGTEHVSGNALQLEIVSEPSVQETSVKGDELTDAKVMADEEASVQECSVEEVEMTDAKVMADQETIVQECPVKEDELTDAKVMADEETSVQERSVKEDELTDAKAIADEETGDSVMADAAAAARAAQPTGNTFSTTSVRTKFPFLLKHSLREYQHIGLDWLVAMYEKRLNGILADEMGLGKTIMTISLLAHLACEKGIWGPHLIVVPTSVMLNWETEFLKWCPAFKILTYFGSAKERKQKRQGWMKPNFFHVCITTYRLVIQDSKAFKRKKWKYLILDEAHLIKNWKSQRWQTLLNFNSKRRILLTGTPLQNDLMELWSLMHFLMPHVFQSHQEFKDWFCNPISGMVEGQDKVNKEVIDRLHNVLRPFILRRLKRDVEKQLPQKHEHVIYCRLSRRQRNLYEDFIASSDTQATLSSGNYFGMISIIMQLRKVCNHPDLFEGRPIISSFDMAGIDMQISSSVCMVLDKGPFSQAGLSDMNLVFTQNEFNMTSWEADEVAAVFLPGITSRGSGAEISCSSKAGQRSNGTNIFEEIQKALQEERIKEAKERAASIAWWNRLRCEKRPVYGRNIRELLTIRHPMCDVLEKKNNPSCYMDFSSSLADLVLSSVERFNKMLGFIESFTFAIPAARAATPICWCKKRNSPVLLGPAYREQCMNEFSPILSPIRPAIVRRQVYFPDRRLIQFDCGKLQELAVLLRRLKSEGHRALIFTQMTKMLDTLEEFINLYGYTYLRLDGSTQPEERQTLMQRFNTNPKFFLFILSTRSGGVGVNLVGADTVIFYDSDWNPAMDQQAQDRCHRIGQTREVNIYRLISESTIEENILKKANQKRTLDDLVIQRGCYNTEFFKKLDPMEFFSGHTALNVEEQPRDRSMTAVSSNETGLALSNADVEAAIRQAEDEADYMALKRLEQEEAADNQEFSEEVAGRLEDDELVNEEDTKPDDHTSEEHKHQSSDADKDKNVGLPVNQINEEKALTLAAGDGDMDMLADVKQMAAAAAAAGQASSSFENHLRPIDRYAMRFLELWDPIIDKAAVNYQVNVAEEEWELERIEKLKEDLEAEIDEDQEPLSYESWDVDFATTAYRQQVEALAKKQLLEEQERQALEAAKELEEMNEMASHRKKSKKKKRKAGKFKSLKKGRVSSESEAMHDETSVDTMSIDDNAPSPELMSDESPHHGSHKRKKMTPRNEEVSSSSRALKKFKKAPKSNFTPESSSHKHSLEGKQLKLMDEVNDSDPKSVRIKSDGRISMPSMPAKRVMVIKPERLKKKGLLWPRDCALDSWTTEEDAVLCGTVHEYGPVWELASDFLHSIPGGAFYRGRYRHPVHCCERFRELFCKYVLSATDNANSEKAPSGAGKAVLKVSEDQTRMLLNVISEIPNNELLLQKHFMAILSSVWRSKCAHESRHVTSVCSSATHKPVRLSENWSMANDKPSFNLVRTALVDAQAQCSRVAIPTSNQEPRRRHLDLVLDFRTDRHAYQADFPSLVNVSILEPDPIRRTVVPVEQSLLSGLPHRHAENRFRIASEACFEGEGSHWASSVHMNDAARHKSGSKSTGKHKAASESGRPPKSKIQRTAEPQEMPALKFDFLRSPRQLLTSAAEFPITQSLSDFGIDDSELTYMEDLPLEETDTEFAPSQYDPVSLAGIEELDPLVDLTDIG
- the LOC123163189 gene encoding protein PHOTOPERIOD-INDEPENDENT EARLY FLOWERING 1 isoform X1, which gives rise to MASKGPRSKLDHETRPRRKKALEAPREPRKPKVHWDHVLGEMVWLSKEFESERKWKLSMAKKIAQRANMGVVDQATKDEKKQKEGEHRLRKVALNISKDVKKFWTKIEKLVLYKNQLEVEERKKKALDKQLDFLLGQTERYSTMLAENLVDVPHLQTQENGLLQTNVLSKEEVAGPSQTNQLSQEEVAGPSQTNQPSQEEVAGPSQTNQPLQEDVAEPSQTNQPLQEDVAEPSHTNQPLQEDVAEPSHANQPAQEEVAEENINAPTPDDLVADTMETDDDYDSSSLNEEQEDDERTIDEDEAQITEAERNEELAALQAEADIPIDDLLKSYLKSQAQAFLVSRESSPANKDTCSNSDLKNSTKDSSNQVNGCNHDSGYTSSDEGNFSEEVDDSHHYAEFVKRNHGKSNGGISGEQEDNDYVCTDEGKDDEATLSEEEDLAKKDGPDPLDEIKLLQKESEIPLEELLARYPKDGYADDVTTELEDSPTHSSEEVNSDMSLDDLPADLELNNDTSENHEIAEVLGTEHVSGNALQLEIVSEPSVQETSVKGDELTDAKVMADEEASVQECSVEEVEMTDAKVMADQETIVQECPVKEDELTDAKVMADEETSVQERSVKEDELTDAKAIADEETGDSVMADAAAAARAAQPTGNTFSTTSVRTKFPFLLKHSLREYQHIGLDWLVAMYEKRLNGILADEMGLGKTIMTISLLAHLACEKGIWGPHLIVVPTSVMLNWETEFLKWCPAFKILTYFGSAKERKQKRQGWMKPNFFHVCITTYRLVIQDSKAFKRKKWKYLILDEAHLIKNWKSQRWQTLLNFNSKRRILLTGTPLQNDLMELWSLMHFLMPHVFQSHQEFKDWFCNPISGMVEGQDKVNKEVIDRLHNVLRPFILRRLKRDVEKQLPQKHEHVIYCRLSRRQRNLYEDFIASSDTQATLSSGNYFGMISIIMQLRKVCNHPDLFEGRPIISSFDMAGIDMQISSSVCMVLDKGPFSQAGLSDMNLVFTQNEFNMTSWEADEVAAVFLPGITSRGSGAEISCSSKAGQRSNGTNIFEEIQKALQEERIKEAKERAASIAWWNRLRCEKRPVYGRNIRELLTIRHPMCDVLEKKNNPSCYMDFSSSLADLVLSSVERFNKMLGFIESFTFAIPAARAATPICWCKKRNSPVLLGPAYREQCMNEFSPILSPIRPAIVRRQVYFPDRRLIQFDCGKLQELAVLLRRLKSEGHRALIFTQMTKMLDTLEEFINLYGYTYLRLDGSTQPEERQTLMQRFNTNPKFFLFILSTRSGGVGVNLVGADTVIFYDSDWNPAMDQQAQDRCHRIGQTREVNIYRLISESTIEENILKKANQKRTLDDLVIQRGCYNTEFFKKLDPMEFFSGHTALNVEEQPRDRSMTAVSSNETGLALSNADVEAAIRQAEDEADYMALKRLEQEEAADNQEFSEEVAGRLEDDELVNEEDTKPDDHTSEEHKHQSSDADKDKNVGLPVNQINEEKALTLAAGDGDMDMLADVKQMAAAAAAAGQASSSFENHLRPIDRYAMRFLELWDPIIDKAAVNYQVNVAEEEWELERIEKLKEDLEAEIDEDQEPLSYESWDVDFATTAYRQQVEALAKKQLLEEQERQALEAAKELEEMNEMASSHRKKSKKKKRKAGKFKSLKKGRVSSESEAMHDETSVDTMSIDDNAPSPELMSDESPHHGSHKRKKMTPRNEEVSSSSRALKKFKKAPKSNFTPESSSHKHSLEGKQLKLMDEVNDSDPKSVRIKSDGRISMPSMPAKRVMVIKPERLKKKGLLWPRDCALDSWTTEEDAVLCGTVHEYGPVWELASDFLHSIPGGAFYRGRYRHPVHCCERFRELFCKYVLSATDNANSEKAPSGAGKAVLKVSEDQTRMLLNVISEIPNNELLLQKHFMAILSSVWRSKCAHESRHVTSVCSSATHKPVRLSENWSMANDKPSFNLVRTALVDAQAQCSRVAIPTSNQEPRRRHLDLVLDFRTDRHAYQADFPSLVNVSILEPDPIRRTVVPVEQSLLSGLPHRHAENRFRIASEACFEGEGSHWASSVHMNDAARHKSGSKSTGKHKAASESGRPPKSKIQRTAEPQEMPALKFDFLRSPRQLLTSAAEFPITQSLSDFGIDDSELTYMEDLPLEETDTEFAPSQYDPVSLAGIEELDPLVDLTDIG